The DNA region agagagatattttaTTGATAATCTATATCAATGTTCTAAAAGGTATGGGGTAAAGCGAGCCGTAAACCCCGAGGCACAGAGCGTAAGCCTCAcgggtatttaatttttaatattttatgaaataatataattacaataaatatatttaaataggtaaacttacataaaaattgaagaaaactataaataagtgaaaattatatacaaatgtgctccatccccacaaaaaaaactagtcaaaataatCCATTATTCATTTCctacaagcacaagtaacttgagttgAAAAAATAAAGTGTTCTACATGGAGAAACAAAAAGGATAACTAACCTAcaattttgaaatttgaacttgctgctatggaggagaatgaagttttctttgtatttgcaaaaaaaaattgaattttcatTGTCTTTGGGAGATAGTAGCAAACTAGCGGACAAAATAAAGAATCGGGAAAGACCATAAATAAGGGCTTCTAGCAATTAAAAAGaaattgacttttaaatttaatatttcagttccttttcaaaacttttgagtaattagaAACTGATTTTTTGAGAATTTGAGTATTATAAtaaggacttattcaacaaattttgttttaatttgaaaaagtctcttgGACTTATGCCTCATTTCAAAAACGCGCCTCAATACCAGAGCATATTCCCCGAATTGCCGGCGTATGCCTCTTAAAACTTCCGCCTCCCACCATCGCCTCAGGCCATTTTTGGTGTGCCTCGCTCCTGAACTCGCCTCAAAAATGTCTTTTAAAAACACTTGTCTATATCAATAATTGTTAACAGAGCCTTCTTGCacagaaaaaaaaatagtataacGTTTCTATATTATCATAAAATCTTAAAGTAATGAGTCAAAAGTGTATAGGAGTCACTAATATTGACAACTACAATAGACTAGTggaagaaaaaatagaagaattaatatCCTAAACCTCCTTAAATTATCACATTTTTGTCAGTTTCCTACTTAAGATATTTGGTGTCTCCAAAATCCCCTTGAACTATATTGCCGCTTGTATTAAAAATCTCTTGTCGCGACCTTACATAACATGTGTAGATACTCACTTGGGAGCGCGTGGTAACTGAAAAATACCATCAAAATGGCTACCTAACAGAAAATAATGGCTAATTAGCCTAACCCTCtttcaaatttatattttttaataaatattctccTTATTTCAGTTATATCCATCTGCCTTATTTTTTTCACCTTTCTTCTTTGTTAttcaccttcttcttcatttttaatCTTTTTTCTTCAGCTCTCCATATGAGTTTCCTCTAGAAAAATTTCTCCCTCTCTTGTTTTCTCGGAAATTATTTactctctttcttgttttagtctTCTTTCATGTCTTACACATATTGTTGAAAGAATACCAATTTAAATCTTCTTACTAAATTCAACATCTTGTAAAGAATAAAGTTGAATCTCTTGAACCTTCTTTAGGTAATTTGAAATTAGAGAATATATTTATTGGGCAACTGATTTTTTAtttgtaaaattttattttgtgtaatCTTTTTTACGTAATATAAGATGACTTTTAAGAAATACAACATTATatgcctttatttatattttaattatgcTACAAAGTGAATGCAAATAAAGACTTATCAATTGGAGTCTAGCATAAAGCATAATCACAATTAAACCTATAATTAACACAGTACattagatattattttgggcaaAACTCCTAGAATTAATCAACCATTCGAGAGTAATATATCATGAATAAACTATGTAAAAAAATTTTGTACAAACCATAAGTTAATATAGTTAGACCAATGTACCTTTAAAAGTCCAACATGAGGTTTTAATATAtaggggaatatagttcaagggGATTTTTCGGGACACCAGATAGTTTAAGTAGGTAACTTATAAAAAAATGATAGTTTAGACGAGTTTTAGGCTGAGTTAAATAGCCACGTGTAGCGCTACATGACATGTTTTTTAGACAATTAGGAGTGTGTACTAGACGCACCTCTAAGAATGCAATGGGGGAGGGTTTTAATATGAAGGACAATATAATTTGGGGGATTTTGGGGACTCGAATAGTTTAAGTTGGAAACTGACAAAAACTTGATAGTTTAGGGGGATTTTAGGTATTAACTCGGAAAAACTATTATATTTTGATTAGAAATACTAAGAGGAAGAAAAAAAACTCCTAGTACCAAATTTCATTTGCCAAACCCAATCCATTTATTGCGTCCACCCACCCGACAATCCATGACCCGACCCAGATCATGGACCCAAAAAAACAGAAGATATTTAACTAATTAGAGGATAACAAGCGGTTAAAACTGTTGCTCGGCTGCTCCACTTTGagccactcaagtctcaattctCAAAATAACTTAATTGGTTCCCTCTTTCTTCTCTAATTCATTCATAGGAAAACATTTCAGCTCAACTCTCCAGTAGTAGAGGTAAACTTGACAATGGGTTCCACAGCGTATACTGGTGTATATAACAGCCTTTTATGCAAAACTAGAGCTTCTTCTTTGATGGGTATTTCTTCTTTTCCGTTGATGGAACCAATAATGAGACCAGGTGAGTCATTCTCATTTTCCACAGTTCTTCTTACTTAAAAATGGTCCATCCGACTTAAATAGAGCGACATGGACTGTGAAAATTCATATAAGGCCTTTTCATATATTTAACAAATGTATGTTATCAGGATGGGTTTATGGGTTCGAGTTCGAAATTCTACCGCAGCCCATTTGATTAACTAGGTTTGAAATTTATTATTTGTACTTATTTAGTGGATCTTTGTAGCACATATGTATAGGGTTTGAGCCAAAGCTATTGATTCGGATGAACCCATAACTAGTACACTTAAGTGTGTTCCTGATCattcaatcaatcaactacaacTCAATCCCTAACTAGTTGAGATTGACTATATAAATTCTCTTACTTTTAGAAGATTCTATTTTAATTTTGGTGGTCAACATACCTCAACTCTACTTCTTTATATGGGTTTGGACTAACTATGCTTTGGGAAACTCGCATAGGAGAGTTAAATTTAACAAAGGCTAATTGatcaaaataaaatttgattGCTTTTGCTCAGTCACTTTTCTATCTGAATTGCCTTACATGCTTAAAAGCCTTTGGAAATATTATATAGTAGCATTTGTGATCTTGTAGAAtcggtagctattgttgtagaaCTAAAGAGTATTGTATGTTCCTTATCCAAGATTGCTCCTTTACTGAAGAGAGAAGTTTATCAAGTGAAAAAGAAGTTTTTAGCTTCAAGTTAATATCTATGTGGGGAGGAATGAGAGGAGAGGTTTATTTTTTCTCCTAAATCTGATGTGTTTATATTTGTTAGGCTACTTTACATGAATTTAGAGCAGTTCAGAATGGGCTCATATATTCGTCAGTTTATATtataattgtaaatgatgctaTATATATACCTATAAAAAGTGTACATAAAATTTTAATCAATGAAAAAGAGTTTATCCCAATTCCCAATAACGTGAGTGTTTTCAACAAATTCACGTTAAACAAATTCCTTATCACGATCTTGCATTTTGTTGATGTTTGtcgtataatttttatttttaaacagTGTTGGAAGTCTATGTCTGATGGAGTTGTGGAGGAACATTTAGTTCAACTTTGATATTCGAGTTTCAATTGTTTGATTAAGAAATTGCTTGTTATACTTTTGTCCTGCTTGCAGAAATAACTAACTCCCAAAGACATCTCAGAGTAGGAATTTCCCCTTCCCTGAGGAATGTATCCTACAACATGGGCTTGAAGAAAGTTCCACTTATAATCACCAGAGCCAGCTCAAAACCGAGTGACAGTAGCGATGAAGCTCTTGGCCAGAATAAGGCATGTTTAGAGTTTGAATTTTGCGTTTCTGTATTATGCATATGAATCTGCTGTTCTGATTCTTGCATCATCAGCCGGGAGAAAATTCATATGTTTTTCTTTATTACCCCTTCAATGATGTAGAAATTTCTATCATTATCATTTAGCAATGTCCTTTATTTTGACTTATCATTTAGAGTTTTTCAGCTCAGAGAGGAGAAAGTTGCTTAATCTAATGTTAGCAAAACAGAACCACTTGTGCGAGCTTTTATTTGTTTTGAAGTGCGGGAGTTTTTGTTACTTGAACTTCTGTTACCAACAAATTGTTTTAGGTTGCTTAATATGCTGAAACCAAGAACATTTGTTTTCCATATCGTGATTATGCTTTTGAATTCTGGAACTGTTGTTAACTGCTGTTTAGAAGTATGTCCTTTTTGTGTTTTGTCATTTCAAAAATTTGATGCTAATGCAGACACCATTTGGCTATACGAGAAAGGATGTTATATTGATTGGCGTTGGAGTTACCCTTCTAGGGTATGGCTTAAAGAGTGGATTAGAGGTACTACAGTTTTTCTTACACATCTTCAATGTCTTTTTACACatatcgttcttcttttttaattGAAACTAAATGCTTTTCTACTTTGTGAAAAGTTACTTGGGTGATAAAGATAGTCCGTAGGTACTTTCCCTTGTTATTACTGATATATGATGTGTTCCCTATCCAAGTGAAAATCTATCTTATCTAAGGTGTATATTTATGGTGTTTTATGTGAACTGATTTGTGATAATccatttttctctctcatatatTTCTATCTTTTCACCAATGCTTTTTGGAAGGGATGTGTTCCTGTAATATATACTCTTGTTTGTAATAATTCTGATCCGAACATCTTATGCAGTTCTTGGGATTTGACCCTTTACAAGCTGGAAATGTAGTTCAATTAGTCCTGGTTTTGGGTCTAACAGTTGGATGGATATCAACATATATCTTCCGGGTTTCAAACAAGGAAATGACATATGCTCAACAATTACGAGACTATGAAAGCAAAGTCATGGAGGTACAGTAACTTTGATTACCATTCTTTCTGTTtcacatcttaagaatgacaTGTCTTCTATTTGCTGAACAGTGTTTAAAGAAACATATTCATCAGATGCACCACGGTTAAACATTACAGTGGACGCTCCTAAGCTCTACTTAGTTAGAAAATGTCACACCAAATATAACcatatattttagtttattttcttattaCCATTTAattaaaaagacaaaggaaaaatgaTTCTTTAGTCAATTTACTAGTCTTGTAGCTGTTATCTTTTTCTGTGTTTTGAATTTAAGTTCGgtgattttttgtattttctgaaGGGGGTTAAGTCTAAGACTTTCTAGTAGAGGAACATTACCTGAACTATCCCTATAAAATGTAGCATTTGTTCCACCAAATTGATTCATTCTAGAACTCTTGGTAATTCTTCAGCTGCTCACATCGTCCTCAACTAGATTGTATCATATTGAGGGAAGATGGAACAGCATAATGGGGTTGTATAGTTGTCTCCTACCTTTTTTTATGCGTATTGATTAATTTAAAATCGGTGTCACCTGAGAGTTTAAAGTGATTATTTCCATCATTCTCATACTTGTGCTCATCCTTTAATTAATAACAAGTTTTTCTGTGATTGTTCTGTGGGGTTGAGCCTTAACTTTTCTCGACTTGCAGAAAAGATTAGAGAGCTTAACAGAAGCAGAGTTGCAAGTATTGCTTGAGCAGGTCGAAGAAGAGAAGAGTCGTCTGGCTAGTGGTAAAGAGGTCAAATAGATACCCTTGGTTTTCATGCCAAATGGTCTAAACCATAAGGAAGTCTGTACAATAGTCAAGAATATGCTTGCCTAACATATGATGAACACAACCAACTTGATAAAACAATTCTGGAATGAAAAAGGTTTCCCTAGGTGGGAGTTCCTGTTTCTGTATATTGATGATTAGGATTTTATAGAAATACGAATATCCAAACTATTATTTCTCGTCTGTGCATTCATTGTTACCTTTCTACTCAAGCAAGAACAGAAGTGTGATAAAACAATTGTTACCTTTTCTATTCAAGCAAGAACAAATGTGTGATAAAGCGACTTATCGCCTGTGCATTGAATGTTACCTTCTTAGATGCATATTGTTAAGAAAATGGACCTTGGCCGAACTCAACCTCAAAAGATGTCTCATGAGGTGAGAGTTgtccaagaccatataaggagacaaGAACCCATAAAACCGATGTGGATACTCTAACACCTCCCTCCCTTGCACACCCAAGGACCGGACATTTGGTGCATGGAGATATTCCATGGTGGTTGACATTGGGTAAACCAAGAATAGGGATGGTTTTGACTCTGATACCATATCAAGAAAATGAATTTGGAACTCAATATGCAAAAGTTAGCTCGTGAGATGAGGATTATCCAAGACTATTTAAGGAGATCACAACCCATTTGCTCAACTAATGTAGGACACTCTAACACATACAATTTTGTACTTATGACAGAAGCCTTAAATATTCTATATAACTATTTGCATATTGAAAGTGCTGATTTGCCAGTCTTGTTCATTAGGTGGATGTACTTCAACTTCCTTAAAAACACATGAATGGTTGATTTAGAAGGTTTATGAtaccagtgttatcaaaggcaaAACGCGCAAAAAAACTCTAAGGTCCGTTGgtgctttaagcgcaaagcgcaaataaagtGTGGGGTTTAACGAAGAAAGGCGCAAATGGAGAAGAAATACTAATAGTTATGTATAGTCAAAGACTAACAATTATAAGCgtgaataacaaatatatggacaaagaaatggaaaaaaaattacGATAAAGTGAAATAGTAATTGCTTAGTGTCGCCTCTTCAGGATTAcgctcattggcaaggaaaagtatgccttagagccttgatgatGACACCGAAGCGCCCGCTAAGCGCTGGggaagcgctcaacat from Nicotiana tabacum cultivar K326 chromosome 24, ASM71507v2, whole genome shotgun sequence includes:
- the LOC107822957 gene encoding uncharacterized protein LOC107822957; this encodes MGSTAYTGVYNSLLCKTRASSLMGISSFPLMEPIMRPEITNSQRHLRVGISPSLRNVSYNMGLKKVPLIITRASSKPSDSSDEALGQNKTPFGYTRKDVILIGVGVTLLGYGLKSGLEFLGFDPLQAGNVVQLVLVLGLTVGWISTYIFRVSNKEMTYAQQLRDYESKVMEKRLESLTEAELQVLLEQVEEEKSRLASGKEVK